One segment of Coffea arabica cultivar ET-39 chromosome 7c, Coffea Arabica ET-39 HiFi, whole genome shotgun sequence DNA contains the following:
- the LOC113697993 gene encoding probable glutathione S-transferase parC: protein MAGDKVVVLGTYGSMFSMRVQVALAEKGIEYENKEEDLANKSPLLLEVNPVHKKIPVLIHNGKPVCESLIIVQYIDEVWHDKNPLLPSDPYQRAQARFWADFVDKKVYDCGRRIWATKGEEKEAAKKEFIGIMKTLEGELGNKPYFGGEDFGYVDVALIPFYCWFHAYENFGNFKTETECPKLVEWAKRCMQRESVSKSLADPHKIYEFVVSLKKKLGIE from the exons ATGGCCGGTGACAAGGTGGTTGTGTTGGGTACATATGGGAGCATGTTTAGCATGAGAGTCCAAGTTGCTCTGGCCGAAAAAGGCATCGAGtatgaaaacaaagaagaagacTTGGCTAACAAGAGCCCACTTCTTCTTGAGGTGAACCCTGTTCACAAGAAAATCCCAGTTCTGATTCATAATGGAAAGCCTGTTTGCGAGTCCCTTATCATTGTTCAGTACATAGATGAAGTGTGGCATGACAAGAATCCCTTGCTGCCATCTGATCCTTACCAGAGAGCTCAAGCTAGGTTCTGGGCTGACTTCGTTGacaaaaag GTTTATGATTGTGGAAGGAGGATCTGGGCCACAAAGGGAGAAGAAAAGGAGGCAGCCAAGAAGGAATTCATAGGGATTATGAAAACATTGGAAGGAGAACTTGGAAATAAGCCTTACTTTGGAGGGGAAGACTTTGGATATGTGGATGTGGCTTTGATTCCTTTCTACTGTTGGTTCCATGCCTATGAGAACTTTGGGAATTTCAAGACAGAAACGGAGTGTCCAAAGCTGGTGGAATGGGCCAAAAGATGCATGCAGAGGGAGAGCGTTTCCAAGTCCCTTGCTGATCCTCACAAGATTTACGAATTTGTTGTGTCCTTGAAGAAGAAGCTTGGGATCGAATAA